One Microcebus murinus isolate Inina chromosome 9, M.murinus_Inina_mat1.0, whole genome shotgun sequence DNA window includes the following coding sequences:
- the TAS2R60 gene encoding taste receptor type 2 member 60 — MNDDHMDLGPPRMTDKGAVVLAIIALLLCLVSMLGNGFVTAMLGKEWLLRRTLLPCDKLLVSLTATRFCLQWVVLCKSSYLLLHPVVFPYIPVMMFLAFLWDYLNAATLWLSTWLSVFYCVKIATFTHPIFLWLKRKLSGWVLWMLLSSVVFSSLSTILFFIGNQRIYQSYLRSSLPPWNVTGNSIRRSYEKFYLFPLKMATWTIPTVFFLICMTLLITSLGRHMKNSLLTISEFRDPSAQAHIKALLALISFAILFFSYFLSLVLNATRVLPSQAFRFWVCQVMIYLCAAVHPIILIFSNSRLRAVLGRYCSSRCGASCITTDGKPQRDSIAEGMDTKEHSFSHCHI; from the coding sequence ATGAATGATGATCACATGGACCTAGGACCTCCCCGGATGACTGATAAGGGAGCCGTGGTCTTGGCCATCATTGCATTACTTTTGTGCCTGGTGTCAATGTTGGGCAATGGCTTCGTAACTGCAATGCTGGGCAAAGAGTGGTTGCTACGGAGAACACTGTTGCCTTGTGACAAGTTATTGGTCAGTCTGACGGCCACTCGCTTCTGTCTGCAGTGGGTGGTGCTGTGTAAGAGTAGTTACCTTTTACTGCATCCAGTGGTCTTCCCATACATCCCTGTAATGATGTTTCTAGCCTTCCTGTGGGACTACTTGAACGCTGCCACCTTATGGCTCTCCACCTGGCTCAGTGTCTTCTACTGTGTGAAAATTGCAACCTTCACCCACCCCATCTTCCTCTGGCTAAAGCGCAAGTTGTCCGGGTGGGTACTATGGATGCTGCTCAGTTCTGTGGTGTTCTCCAGCTTGAGCACCATCCTATTTTTCATAGGCAACCAGAGAATATATCAGAGCTATTTAAGGAGCAGTCTGCCACCATGGAATGTCACCGGAAATAGCATAAGGAGGTCATATGAGAAATTCTACCTCTTTCCCCTGAAAATGGCTACTTGGACAATCCctactgttttctttctcatctgcATGACTTTGCTCATCACATCTTTGGGAAGACACATGAAGAATTCCCTCTTGACCATCTCGGAATTTCGAGATCCCAGTGCCCAGGCACACATCAAGGCTCTGCTGGCTCTCATCTCTTTTGCCATCCTCTTTTTCTCCTATTTCCTGTCCTTGGTGCTCAATGCCACACGTGTTCTTCCATCTCAGGCTTTTAGATTCTGGGTGTGTCAGGTAATGATTTACCTGTGTGCAGCAGTCCACCCCATCATTCTGATCTTCAGCAACTCCAGGCTGAGAGCTGTGCTGGGGAGGTACTGTTCCTCAAGGTGTGGGGCATCTTGCATCACAACCGATGGGAAACCTCAAAGAGACTCCATTGCAGAAGGCATGGATACAAAGGAACATAGCTTCTCTCATTGCCACATTTAA